Proteins from one Piscinibacter lacus genomic window:
- a CDS encoding glutathione S-transferase family protein — protein MLKVYSWPTPNGHKVHILLEECGLPYEVEPVDIGAGAQFEPAFLAISPNNKIPALVDPEGPGGAPISLFESGAILMYLAEKTGRFLPTEPRARWSVLQWLMFQMGGVGPMLGQAHHFRLYAPEPIDYAIERYTREARRIYGVMEQRLAQSPWLAGEDYSIADIAVWPWLRTAERQGITWTDFPRLRAWFDRIGERPAVQRGVAVLAERHKPLTDDKARALLFGQAPKA, from the coding sequence ATGTTGAAAGTGTATTCATGGCCCACGCCGAACGGCCACAAGGTGCACATCCTGCTGGAAGAGTGCGGCCTGCCCTATGAAGTCGAGCCCGTCGACATCGGCGCGGGCGCGCAGTTCGAGCCAGCTTTCCTTGCCATCAGCCCGAACAACAAGATCCCGGCCCTGGTCGATCCGGAGGGCCCGGGCGGTGCGCCGATCAGCCTCTTCGAGTCGGGCGCCATCCTGATGTACCTGGCCGAGAAGACCGGCCGCTTCCTGCCGACCGAGCCGCGGGCGCGCTGGTCGGTGCTGCAGTGGCTGATGTTCCAGATGGGCGGCGTCGGGCCGATGCTCGGCCAGGCGCATCACTTCCGCCTGTATGCGCCCGAGCCGATCGACTACGCGATCGAGCGCTACACCCGCGAGGCCCGGCGGATCTACGGCGTGATGGAACAGCGCCTGGCGCAAAGCCCCTGGCTCGCGGGCGAGGACTATTCGATCGCCGACATCGCCGTCTGGCCCTGGCTGCGCACGGCCGAGCGCCAGGGCATTACCTGGACCGACTTCCCGCGCCTGCGCGCCTGGTTCGACCGCATCGGCGAGCGACCGGCGGTGCAGCGCGGCGTGGCCGTGCTGGCCGAGCGCCACAAGCCGCTGACCGACGACAAGGCCCGCGCCCTGCTCTTCGGCCAGGCCCCCAAGGCTTGA
- the ligA gene encoding NAD-dependent DNA ligase LigA, with protein MPTDDLFGPAPAPAAAPAPQGPALPPDEAPPPARAAALRAWLQHHAHAYYVLDAPEVPDAEYDRVFAALLALEAEQPALRTLDSPTQRVIGQVLDGLQPVRHALPMLSIQTETDTTAQGAIAFDARVRRELALPPEAPPVRYAAELKFDGLAINLRYEHGVLVQAATRGDGETGEDVTQNIRTIAQIPLRLHGTAPEVLEVRGEVYMRRDDFEALNAAQRAKGEKTYVNPRNTAAGAVRQLDPAVTAQRPLSFFAYGLGEVRGWGPDNADQPAHHSALLDTLAAMGLPVCADRAVAEGPEGLVAFHAAIAARRDALPFDIDGIVYKVDERALQQQLGFKSREPRWAVAHKYPAQEQLTTLLAIDIQVGRTGKLTPVAKLAPVFVGGTTVSNATLHNEDEARRKDVREGDTVIVRRAGDVIPEVVGVVLDRRPPEAAAAAPFDLYQRLQGRCPVCASPIARDEGEVDWRCSGGLVCPAQRKQALLHFAGRRALDIEGLGDKLVEQLVDGGLVASLPDLYKLGVGHLAALERMAEKSAANLVAGLEKSKQTTLARFLFGLGIRQVGEATARDLARHFGRLDRLMDARVDALQAVPDVGPIVAASLRDFFDRPLNREIVEQLRAAGLRWDEHEGVQAEAPLPLAGQTFVLTGTLPILARDEAKARIEALGGKVAGSVSKKTRWVVAGEAAGSKLDKARELGVEIIDEPALLALLAAAAQPAA; from the coding sequence GTGCCCACCGACGACCTGTTTGGCCCGGCCCCCGCGCCGGCCGCCGCCCCCGCGCCGCAGGGCCCCGCGCTGCCGCCGGACGAGGCCCCGCCCCCCGCCCGCGCCGCCGCCCTGCGCGCCTGGTTGCAGCACCATGCCCATGCCTATTACGTGCTCGACGCGCCCGAGGTGCCGGATGCCGAATACGACCGCGTCTTCGCGGCCCTGCTCGCCCTGGAGGCTGAACAGCCCGCGCTGCGCACCCTCGATTCGCCGACCCAGCGCGTGATCGGTCAGGTGCTCGATGGCTTGCAGCCGGTGCGCCATGCGCTGCCCATGCTCAGCATCCAGACCGAGACCGACACCACGGCCCAGGGCGCCATCGCGTTTGATGCCCGCGTGCGCCGCGAGCTGGCCCTGCCGCCCGAGGCGCCGCCGGTTCGCTATGCGGCCGAGCTGAAGTTCGACGGCCTGGCGATCAACCTGCGTTACGAACACGGCGTGCTGGTGCAGGCCGCCACCCGCGGCGACGGCGAGACCGGCGAGGACGTGACCCAGAACATCCGCACCATTGCGCAGATCCCGCTGCGCTTGCACGGCACCGCGCCCGAGGTGCTGGAAGTGCGCGGCGAGGTCTACATGCGCCGCGACGACTTCGAGGCCCTCAATGCCGCCCAGCGCGCCAAGGGCGAGAAGACCTATGTCAACCCGCGCAACACCGCCGCCGGCGCGGTGCGCCAGCTCGATCCGGCCGTCACTGCGCAGCGCCCGCTGAGCTTCTTCGCCTACGGCCTGGGCGAGGTGCGCGGCTGGGGGCCGGACAACGCGGACCAGCCGGCCCATCACAGTGCCTTGCTGGATACCCTGGCCGCGATGGGCCTGCCCGTCTGCGCCGACCGCGCGGTGGCCGAGGGCCCCGAGGGCCTGGTCGCCTTCCATGCCGCCATCGCCGCGCGGCGCGATGCGCTGCCCTTCGACATCGACGGCATCGTCTACAAGGTCGACGAGCGCGCCCTGCAGCAGCAGCTCGGCTTCAAGAGCCGCGAGCCGCGCTGGGCCGTCGCCCACAAATACCCGGCGCAGGAGCAGCTCACCACCCTGCTGGCCATCGACATCCAGGTCGGCCGCACCGGCAAGCTCACGCCGGTGGCCAAGCTGGCGCCGGTCTTCGTCGGTGGCACCACGGTCAGCAACGCCACCCTGCACAACGAGGATGAGGCCCGCCGCAAGGACGTGCGCGAGGGCGACACCGTCATCGTCCGCCGGGCGGGGGATGTGATCCCCGAGGTGGTCGGCGTCGTGCTGGACCGCCGCCCGCCCGAGGCCGCGGCCGCCGCGCCCTTCGACCTCTACCAGAGGCTGCAAGGCCGCTGCCCCGTCTGCGCCAGCCCCATCGCCCGCGACGAGGGCGAGGTGGACTGGCGCTGCAGCGGCGGCCTGGTCTGCCCCGCGCAACGCAAGCAGGCTCTGCTGCACTTCGCCGGCCGCCGCGCGCTGGACATCGAAGGCCTGGGCGACAAATTGGTCGAACAGCTCGTTGACGGCGGCCTGGTGGCCAGCCTGCCGGACCTCTACAAGCTCGGCGTCGGGCATCTGGCCGCCCTGGAGCGCATGGCCGAGAAGAGCGCCGCCAACCTCGTCGCCGGGCTGGAGAAGAGCAAGCAGACCACGCTGGCGCGCTTCCTCTTCGGCCTGGGCATCCGCCAGGTCGGCGAGGCCACGGCCCGCGACCTGGCGCGCCACTTCGGCCGGCTCGACCGGCTGATGGACGCCCGCGTCGATGCGCTTCAGGCCGTGCCGGATGTCGGTCCCATCGTGGCCGCCAGCCTGCGCGACTTCTTCGACCGGCCGCTGAACCGCGAGATCGTGGAACAACTGCGCGCCGCCGGCCTGCGCTGGGACGAGCACGAGGGCGTGCAGGCCGAGGCCCCGCTGCCCCTGGCCGGCCAGACCTTCGTGCTGACCGGCACCCTGCCCATCCTGGCCCGCGACGAGGCCAAGGCCCGCATCGAGGCCCTGGGCGGCAAGGTGGCCGGCTCGGTCTCGAAGAAGACCCGCTGGGTGGTGGCCGGCGAAGCCGCCGGCAGCAAGCTGGACAAGGCGCGCGAGCTGGGCGTCGAAATCATCGACGAGCCGGCCCTGCTGGCGCTGCTGGCTGCGGCAGCCCAGCCGGCGGCCTGA
- a CDS encoding CysB family HTH-type transcriptional regulator: MNLHQFRFVQEAARRNLNLTETAKALHTSQPGISKAILELEEELGIDIFVRHGKRLKRITEPGLRVLQAVDVILREVANLKRIGEEYSKQDSGTLVIATTHTQARYLLPGPLVALRKRHPKVVVTLLEAAPPQVAQMLLDDRADVGLATEALASTEGLLSLPCYEWQHMLVMPADHPLAAVERLTLEQIAREPIVSYSTAYAGRSRIDQAFALKGLSPQIVLEATDADVIKTYVRHGMGLGIVPEITVKDDPACAPGGELVVRPMGQFFGRNTTRIAFKRSAYLRSFVYAFAELVSERMNRGLIEKLMAGEAEHYEL, encoded by the coding sequence ATGAACCTGCACCAGTTCCGCTTCGTGCAGGAGGCGGCCCGCCGCAACCTGAACCTGACCGAGACGGCCAAGGCGCTGCACACCTCGCAGCCCGGCATCAGCAAGGCCATCCTGGAGCTGGAAGAGGAACTGGGCATCGACATCTTCGTGCGCCACGGCAAGCGCCTGAAGCGCATCACCGAGCCCGGCCTGCGCGTGCTGCAGGCGGTGGACGTGATCCTGCGCGAGGTGGCCAACCTCAAGCGCATCGGCGAGGAATACAGCAAACAGGACAGCGGCACCCTGGTGATCGCCACCACCCACACCCAGGCGCGCTACCTGCTGCCGGGGCCGCTGGTGGCGCTGCGCAAGCGGCATCCGAAGGTGGTCGTCACGCTGCTGGAGGCGGCGCCGCCGCAGGTCGCGCAGATGCTGCTCGACGACCGCGCCGATGTCGGCCTGGCCACCGAAGCCCTGGCCAGCACCGAGGGCCTGCTGAGCCTGCCCTGCTACGAGTGGCAGCACATGCTGGTGATGCCGGCCGACCATCCCCTGGCCGCGGTCGAGCGCCTGACGCTGGAGCAGATCGCGCGCGAGCCCATCGTGTCCTACAGCACCGCCTATGCCGGCCGCAGCCGCATCGACCAGGCCTTCGCGCTCAAGGGCCTGAGCCCGCAGATCGTGCTGGAAGCCACCGACGCCGACGTGATCAAGACCTATGTGCGCCACGGCATGGGCCTGGGCATCGTGCCGGAGATCACCGTCAAGGACGATCCGGCCTGCGCCCCCGGCGGCGAGCTGGTGGTGCGGCCCATGGGCCAGTTCTTCGGCCGCAACACCACCCGCATCGCCTTCAAGCGCAGCGCCTACCTGCGCAGCTTCGTCTATGCCTTCGCCGAGCTGGTGTCCGAGCGCATGAACCGCGGCCTGATCGAAAAGCTGATGGCCGGCGAAGCCGAGCACTACGAGCTGTGA
- a CDS encoding PEP-CTERM sorting domain-containing protein, with protein MRPIAPRCSVAFSFAALTALAAPAHALLGDTISCRDGDFFRCSAPTAVVGAGTEFSFSGFSFGYSFDFDATGLTITVLAAPSGPAFSELFRFQDLTTPFSTVSFESSSIPGVDSSSPQVDADGLGVLFLDGSHTVGQSARLNLVPATPAIPEPGSYALMAGGLALLGWLGRGRRRQGAVAG; from the coding sequence ATGCGCCCCATCGCCCCCCGTTGTTCTGTTGCCTTCTCCTTTGCGGCCCTGACGGCCCTTGCCGCGCCCGCCCACGCCTTGCTGGGCGACACGATTTCCTGCCGCGATGGGGACTTTTTCAGGTGCTCGGCGCCGACCGCCGTGGTGGGGGCCGGCACGGAGTTCAGCTTCAGTGGCTTCTCCTTTGGCTACAGCTTCGACTTCGATGCCACGGGGCTGACGATCACGGTGCTGGCGGCTCCCTCGGGTCCGGCGTTCAGCGAGCTCTTCCGCTTCCAGGACTTGACCACGCCGTTCAGCACCGTCAGCTTCGAGTCCAGCAGCATCCCGGGCGTCGATTCCAGTTCGCCGCAGGTAGACGCGGATGGGCTGGGCGTTCTGTTCCTGGATGGCAGCCACACCGTCGGCCAGTCGGCCCGCTTGAACTTGGTGCCCGCCACCCCGGCCATCCCCGAGCCCGGCAGCTACGCCCTGATGGCCGGTGGCCTGGCGCTGCTGGGCTGGCTGGGCCGCGGCCGGCGCCGTCAGGGCGCGGTGGCGGGCTGA
- a CDS encoding ABC transporter ATP-binding protein: MDEILMSVEHLGKTVDDAGGKLTLLEDIDFRLAPRQSCAIVGASGSGKSTLLALLAGLDRPSQGTVRVAGVDLYALDEDARADWRARHLGFVFQSFQLMAHLSALENVMLPLELQGDPRARLRAVAMLERVGLGARLSHTPRKLSGGEQQRVALARAFVVEPALLLADEPTGSLDHATGATVMQLMLALNRERGTTLVMVTHDLSLAARCDRQLRLEAGRIVGDTAHAMPA; this comes from the coding sequence ATGGATGAGATTCTGATGTCGGTGGAACACCTCGGGAAAACCGTGGACGACGCCGGGGGCAAGCTGACGCTGCTGGAGGACATCGACTTCCGCCTTGCGCCGCGGCAATCCTGCGCGATTGTCGGCGCCTCGGGCTCGGGCAAGAGCACGCTGCTGGCCCTGCTGGCCGGCCTGGACCGGCCGAGCCAGGGCACGGTGCGGGTCGCCGGGGTCGATCTCTATGCACTGGATGAAGACGCGCGCGCCGACTGGCGGGCGCGCCATCTGGGCTTCGTGTTCCAGAGCTTCCAGCTCATGGCCCACCTGAGCGCGCTGGAGAACGTGATGCTGCCGCTGGAGCTGCAGGGCGATCCGCGGGCCCGCCTGCGCGCCGTTGCCATGCTGGAGCGGGTGGGCCTGGGCGCCCGCCTGAGCCACACGCCGCGCAAGCTTTCGGGCGGCGAGCAGCAGCGGGTCGCGCTGGCCCGGGCTTTCGTCGTCGAGCCCGCGCTGCTGCTGGCCGACGAGCCCACCGGCAGCCTGGACCATGCCACCGGCGCGACCGTCATGCAGCTCATGCTGGCGCTCAACCGCGAGCGCGGCACGACGCTGGTGATGGTCACCCACGACCTGAGCCTGGCCGCCCGCTGCGACCGCCAGCTCCGGCTGGAAGCCGGCCGCATCGTGGGCGACACCGCCCACGCCATGCCGGCCTGA
- a CDS encoding enoyl-CoA hydratase/isomerase family protein produces the protein MLRTEDHGPVRLLHLGPRDGAPRLHAAACAAAVEALQIAGDDPRVRLLLLAGEGLRFCVGGPWALLHGPGRSPGADAELAALDAGHQLLEALHHLEKPTLAAVEGEAAGLGCTLALACDLVVATGASRFQPWPQGLPAAEGAGERWLAERLPHALRQEMLWTGEALEAGRLHALGLINRICPPGQALREALKLAEAVLHAGRHRPPLRAARNGPGETPLHLLLAAERQALIARLLRSA, from the coding sequence ATGCTTCGAACCGAAGACCACGGCCCCGTCCGGCTGCTGCACCTGGGCCCGCGCGATGGCGCACCGCGGCTGCATGCCGCCGCCTGCGCCGCTGCCGTCGAGGCCCTGCAGATCGCTGGCGACGACCCCCGCGTCCGCTTGCTGCTGCTGGCCGGCGAGGGCTTGCGCTTCTGCGTCGGCGGCCCCTGGGCGCTGCTGCACGGCCCGGGCCGCAGCCCGGGCGCGGATGCCGAGCTGGCCGCCCTCGATGCCGGCCACCAGTTGCTCGAAGCCCTGCACCACCTGGAAAAACCGACGCTGGCCGCCGTCGAGGGCGAGGCCGCCGGCCTGGGCTGCACCCTGGCCCTGGCCTGCGATCTGGTCGTGGCGACCGGCGCTTCGCGCTTCCAGCCCTGGCCCCAAGGCCTGCCGGCTGCCGAAGGGGCCGGTGAGCGCTGGCTGGCCGAGCGCCTGCCGCATGCGCTGCGCCAGGAGATGCTGTGGACCGGCGAGGCGCTGGAGGCCGGCCGCCTGCATGCGCTGGGCCTGATCAACCGCATCTGCCCGCCGGGCCAGGCCCTGCGCGAGGCCTTGAAGCTTGCCGAGGCCGTGCTCCACGCCGGTCGCCACCGGCCGCCCCTGCGCGCCGCGCGCAACGGCCCGGGCGAGACCCCGCTGCATCTGCTGCTGGCGGCCGAGCGCCAGGCCCTGATCGCACGCCTGCTGCGCAGCGCCTAG
- a CDS encoding methionine aminotransferase, which produces MNARPAAPALRSRLPQVGTTIFSVMSALAQQHGAVNLGQGFPDFDADPRLIDAVARAMRAGHNQYAPMPGVAALREALAGKIEQLHGRAYDPGREITITAGATQAVFTALLAFTQPGDEVIVLEPAFDSYAPGIALAGAHMVRVALDADFRPDFDAIAAAITPRTRLILTNTPHNPSGTIWSTQDLDRLHALLAPTDILLLSDEVYEHMVYDGRTHASAAGHPGLAERSVVISSFGKTYHVTGWKIGSVAAPAELTAEFRKVHQFNVFAVSSAVQQGLAEHLRDPAPYLDLPAFYQAKRERFRAGLAATPLRLRPCEGSYFQVVDYGGLRPELAALDEAAFAHWMTREIGVTAIPMSAFYADGRQRQQVRFCFAKREDTLDRALERLSRL; this is translated from the coding sequence ATGAACGCCCGCCCCGCAGCGCCCGCCCTCCGCAGCCGACTGCCGCAGGTCGGCACGACCATCTTCAGCGTGATGTCGGCACTCGCGCAGCAGCACGGCGCCGTCAACCTCGGCCAGGGCTTTCCGGACTTCGACGCGGACCCGCGGCTCATCGACGCCGTCGCGCGCGCCATGCGCGCGGGCCACAACCAATACGCGCCCATGCCCGGCGTGGCCGCGCTGCGCGAGGCCCTGGCCGGCAAGATCGAGCAGCTTCATGGCAGGGCCTACGACCCGGGGCGCGAGATCACCATCACCGCCGGCGCGACCCAGGCCGTCTTCACCGCCCTGCTCGCCTTCACCCAGCCGGGCGACGAGGTGATCGTGCTGGAGCCGGCCTTCGACAGCTATGCGCCGGGCATTGCGCTGGCCGGCGCCCACATGGTGCGGGTGGCGCTGGATGCCGACTTCCGGCCCGACTTCGACGCGATCGCCGCCGCCATCACGCCCCGCACGCGGCTGATCCTGACGAACACGCCGCACAACCCCAGCGGCACGATCTGGTCGACGCAGGACCTGGACCGCCTGCATGCCCTGCTGGCCCCGACCGACATCCTGCTGCTGAGCGACGAGGTCTATGAGCACATGGTCTACGACGGCCGCACGCATGCCAGCGCGGCCGGCCATCCGGGCCTGGCCGAGCGCAGCGTGGTGATCTCCAGCTTCGGCAAGACCTACCACGTGACCGGCTGGAAGATCGGCAGCGTGGCCGCGCCGGCCGAGCTGACGGCCGAGTTCCGCAAGGTCCACCAGTTCAATGTCTTCGCGGTCAGCTCGGCCGTGCAGCAGGGCCTGGCCGAGCATCTGCGCGACCCGGCGCCCTACCTGGATCTGCCCGCCTTCTACCAGGCCAAGCGCGAGCGCTTCCGCGCCGGCCTGGCCGCCACGCCGCTGCGGCTGCGGCCCTGCGAGGGCAGCTACTTCCAGGTGGTGGACTACGGCGGCCTGCGGCCCGAGCTTGCGGCGCTGGACGAAGCCGCCTTCGCCCACTGGATGACACGCGAGATCGGCGTGACTGCCATCCCCATGTCGGCCTTCTATGCCGACGGGCGGCAGCGCCAGCAGGTCCGCTTCTGCTTCGCCAAGCGCGAGGACACGCTGGACCGCGCTTTGGAGCGCCTAAGCCGGCTCTAG
- a CDS encoding arylesterase, which yields MKPARCPHPRRNALARLAGLAALTALGSPQPLQAAAPPTLLVLGDSLSAEYGLRRDSGWVALLQARLAQRKLPHQIVNASISGETTSGGRQRLPALLARHRPAVVIVELGGNDALRGLALAATEDHLRAMARAVRAAGARLLLLGMQIPPNYGRRYSEDFAALFPRIAREEGAALLPFFLDAVAAPADLNRYFQPDRIHPNEAAQPRMLDSVWPVLEPLLRETAATR from the coding sequence GTGAAGCCGGCCCGCTGCCCCCACCCGCGCCGTAATGCCCTGGCCCGGCTGGCCGGGCTGGCCGCACTGACTGCGCTTGGCAGCCCGCAGCCCCTGCAAGCTGCGGCGCCACCCACGCTGTTGGTGCTCGGCGACAGCCTGTCGGCCGAATACGGCCTGCGCCGCGACAGCGGCTGGGTGGCCCTGCTCCAGGCCCGCCTGGCCCAGCGCAAGCTGCCGCACCAGATCGTCAATGCCAGCATCAGCGGCGAGACCACGTCCGGCGGCCGCCAGCGCTTGCCGGCCCTGCTGGCGCGGCACCGGCCGGCGGTGGTCATCGTCGAGCTGGGTGGCAACGATGCGCTGCGCGGCCTGGCGCTGGCCGCGACTGAAGACCATCTGCGCGCCATGGCCCGCGCCGTGCGCGCGGCCGGCGCCCGCCTGCTGCTGCTGGGCATGCAGATCCCGCCCAATTACGGCCGCCGCTACAGCGAGGACTTCGCCGCCCTCTTCCCCCGCATCGCACGCGAGGAAGGCGCCGCCCTGCTGCCCTTCTTCCTGGACGCGGTGGCCGCGCCGGCCGACCTGAACCGCTACTTCCAGCCCGACCGCATCCACCCCAACGAGGCCGCCCAGCCGCGCATGCTCGACAGCGTCTGGCCGGTGCTGGAACCGCTGCTGCGCGAGACCGCCGCCACGCGCTGA
- a CDS encoding ion transporter, whose product MARPPRPLPAPAPSRADFGKPLQGWRLRLYTIIFEAETRAGRAFDIALIVAILASVAVVIADSVAPLHARHGALFGVLEWGFTLVFTLEYLARLACVRHPLRYATSFYGVIDLLAVLPTYLAFFVPELHALIDVRLLRLLRVFRIFKLGAYVEEYGALGRALLASRRKIAVFLSFVLMVVTVMGTLMYVVEGPEHGFTSIPTAIYWAITTMTTVGFGDITPKTDLGRLIASVMMLLGWGTLAVPTGIVTAEFTAQRLVREPTTRSCHECLSEGHLPSARFCRDCGAQLPVFQRDA is encoded by the coding sequence ATGGCCCGACCGCCCCGTCCCCTTCCCGCCCCGGCCCCTTCCCGCGCCGACTTCGGCAAGCCGCTGCAGGGCTGGCGGCTGCGGCTCTACACCATCATCTTCGAGGCCGAAACCCGCGCCGGCCGGGCCTTCGACATCGCGTTGATCGTGGCCATCCTGGCCAGCGTCGCGGTGGTCATCGCCGACAGCGTGGCCCCGCTGCATGCGCGCCATGGCGCGCTCTTCGGCGTGCTGGAATGGGGCTTCACCCTCGTCTTCACCCTCGAGTACCTGGCGCGCCTGGCCTGCGTGCGGCATCCGCTGCGCTATGCCACCAGCTTCTACGGCGTGATCGACCTGCTGGCCGTGCTGCCGACCTACCTGGCCTTCTTCGTGCCGGAGCTGCATGCCCTGATCGATGTGCGCCTGCTGCGGCTGCTGCGCGTCTTCCGCATCTTCAAGCTCGGCGCTTATGTCGAGGAATACGGCGCGCTCGGCCGCGCGCTGCTGGCCTCGCGGCGCAAGATCGCCGTCTTCCTGTCCTTCGTGCTGATGGTCGTCACCGTGATGGGCACGCTGATGTATGTGGTCGAAGGGCCGGAGCACGGCTTCACCAGCATCCCCACCGCAATCTACTGGGCCATCACCACCATGACCACGGTGGGCTTCGGCGACATCACGCCCAAGACCGACCTGGGCCGCCTGATCGCTTCGGTGATGATGCTGCTGGGCTGGGGCACGCTGGCCGTGCCCACCGGCATCGTCACCGCCGAGTTCACCGCCCAGCGCCTGGTGCGCGAGCCCACCACCCGCAGTTGCCACGAATGCCTGAGCGAGGGCCACCTGCCCAGCGCCCGCTTCTGCCGCGACTGCGGGGCGCAGCTGCCGGTCTTCCAACGCGATGCATGA
- a CDS encoding arylesterase, giving the protein MGGLAGSLLGARLLVHPGPSQAAGAPTLLVLGDSLSTPQRMPPGRGWVALLQARIEQLGLPHKVVNASLGGEKTAGGRRRLGPLLAQHRPAMVLIELGGNDGLSRVPPAEMADNLRAMVQMSREAGAQPVVLGMQLPRALNPRYREAFAEVFPRVSREQNAALVPFFLEAVTAPEDMPRYFHADGIHPNELAQPAMLDSVWRVIAPLLQGQAQAATR; this is encoded by the coding sequence TTGGGTGGACTGGCCGGCAGCCTGCTCGGCGCCCGGCTGCTCGTCCATCCCGGCCCCTCGCAGGCCGCCGGCGCGCCGACGCTGCTGGTGCTGGGCGACAGCCTGTCGACCCCGCAGCGCATGCCGCCCGGACGCGGCTGGGTGGCCCTGCTCCAGGCCCGCATCGAACAGCTCGGCCTGCCGCACAAGGTCGTCAACGCCAGCCTGGGCGGCGAGAAGACCGCCGGCGGGCGCAGGCGCCTGGGCCCGCTGCTGGCCCAGCACCGGCCGGCCATGGTGCTGATCGAACTGGGCGGCAACGACGGCCTGAGCCGGGTGCCGCCGGCCGAGATGGCCGACAACCTGCGCGCGATGGTCCAGATGAGCCGCGAGGCCGGCGCCCAGCCGGTGGTGCTGGGCATGCAGTTGCCGCGCGCCCTGAACCCGCGCTACCGCGAGGCCTTTGCCGAAGTCTTCCCGCGCGTCAGCCGCGAGCAGAACGCGGCCCTGGTGCCCTTTTTCCTCGAAGCCGTGACCGCCCCCGAGGACATGCCGCGCTACTTCCACGCCGACGGCATCCACCCCAACGAGCTGGCCCAGCCGGCCATGCTCGACAGCGTGTGGCGCGTCATCGCGCCCCTGCTGCAGGGCCAGGCGCAGGCCGCCACGCGGTGA
- a CDS encoding peptide deformylase, whose amino-acid sequence MPVRPLLKMGDPRLLRVAQPVRDFDGPALHALIRDLEDTMAAAHGAGLAAPQIGEDWQVVIFGSGAPNPRYPEAPPVPRTVLLNPRITPLGDAEEEGWEGCLSVPGLRGVVPRWSRIRYEGFDPQGRPIEREAEGFHARVVQHECDHLIGMLYPMRVRDFRRFGYTEVLFPGLDARADED is encoded by the coding sequence ATGCCCGTGCGTCCCCTGCTGAAGATGGGCGACCCGCGCCTGCTGCGCGTGGCGCAGCCGGTGCGCGATTTCGACGGCCCGGCGCTGCATGCGCTGATCCGCGACCTGGAGGACACCATGGCCGCCGCACACGGTGCCGGCCTGGCCGCGCCGCAGATCGGCGAGGACTGGCAGGTGGTGATCTTTGGCAGCGGCGCGCCGAACCCGCGCTACCCCGAGGCGCCGCCGGTGCCGCGCACCGTGCTGCTCAACCCGCGCATCACCCCGCTGGGCGATGCCGAGGAAGAGGGCTGGGAGGGCTGCCTTTCGGTGCCCGGCCTGCGCGGCGTGGTGCCGCGCTGGTCGCGCATCCGCTACGAGGGCTTCGACCCGCAGGGCCGGCCGATCGAGCGCGAGGCCGAGGGCTTCCACGCCCGCGTGGTGCAGCATGAGTGCGACCACCTGATCGGCATGCTCTACCCCATGCGGGTGCGCGACTTCCGGCGCTTTGGCTACACCGAGGTGCTCTTCCCCGGCCTGGACGCAAGGGCCGACGAGGACTGA